Proteins encoded together in one Aurantiacibacter aquimixticola window:
- a CDS encoding AbgT family transporter has protein sequence MSSTTAPTAQQGFLGWVERTGNRLPDPVLLFVYFIGVLVALSVIASLAGWSAAHPAEIDPETGTNRIVIVESLLSTENLRRLLTLVPETFTHFPPLGMVLTVMLGAGVAERSGLFAAAMQASVAKAPRFWLTPAVAFACMMANHAADAAFVVMIPLAAIIYHAAGRHPLVGIGVSFAAVSGAFSANLMPGQLDALLLGITEAAVQTVFGDYTVNIAGNWYFIAAMLCAYLPVIWYVTDRVVEPRLGTYDSALAGDDAPTEDGPEDITAGQKRGLRNAALAALALSALWVFLTIGPVAPLVDPDAPAEAQLNPLYRSLLPFFLLVFLVPGYVYGRAAGTIGDHRDLIEMMSGAMKDMAYYLVLSFVAAHFVAMFDWSNMGLVLAVTGADALKASGLPMWAMLVAILFFGAALNLLIGSASAKWSVLAPVLVPMLMLVGISPEMTTAAYRVGDSATNIVTPLMVYFPLILIFCQRWNRHFGLGSLTAMMMPYFIGIMAAGVAVTVTWVVFDLPLGPGVGVFLDALPGSG, from the coding sequence GTGAGCAGCACGACCGCGCCAACAGCGCAGCAAGGCTTTCTCGGGTGGGTCGAGCGGACGGGCAACCGCCTGCCCGACCCGGTGCTGCTCTTCGTCTATTTCATCGGCGTGCTGGTGGCGCTGTCCGTGATCGCCAGCCTCGCCGGATGGTCCGCAGCCCACCCTGCCGAGATCGACCCGGAAACCGGCACCAACCGCATCGTAATTGTGGAGAGCCTGCTCTCGACCGAGAACCTGCGCCGCCTGCTCACTCTCGTTCCCGAAACCTTCACCCACTTCCCGCCGCTCGGCATGGTGCTGACCGTGATGCTTGGCGCTGGCGTGGCGGAGCGTTCCGGCCTGTTCGCCGCGGCGATGCAGGCGAGCGTCGCCAAGGCACCGCGGTTCTGGCTCACTCCGGCTGTCGCTTTCGCCTGCATGATGGCGAACCACGCAGCGGATGCGGCCTTCGTCGTGATGATCCCGCTGGCTGCGATCATCTACCATGCCGCGGGCAGGCACCCGCTGGTCGGCATCGGAGTGAGCTTCGCCGCCGTGTCGGGCGCGTTCAGCGCGAATTTGATGCCGGGCCAGCTCGACGCGCTGTTGCTGGGCATTACCGAGGCGGCGGTGCAGACCGTGTTCGGCGACTACACGGTCAACATCGCGGGCAACTGGTATTTTATCGCGGCGATGCTGTGCGCTTACCTGCCGGTGATCTGGTATGTAACGGACCGCGTGGTCGAGCCGCGGCTGGGCACCTATGATAGCGCGCTGGCCGGGGACGATGCGCCGACCGAGGATGGGCCGGAGGACATCACTGCCGGGCAGAAGCGCGGCCTGCGAAATGCCGCATTGGCTGCTCTCGCGCTCTCGGCGTTGTGGGTGTTTCTCACCATCGGGCCGGTCGCGCCGCTGGTCGATCCCGACGCTCCGGCAGAAGCGCAGCTCAACCCGCTTTACCGCAGCCTGCTGCCCTTTTTCCTGCTGGTCTTTCTGGTGCCTGGCTATGTCTACGGCCGCGCGGCGGGAACGATCGGCGATCATCGCGACCTGATCGAGATGATGTCGGGTGCGATGAAGGACATGGCCTATTACCTCGTGCTCAGCTTCGTGGCGGCGCATTTCGTCGCGATGTTCGACTGGTCGAACATGGGGCTGGTGCTGGCGGTGACGGGGGCGGACGCGTTGAAGGCCAGCGGCCTGCCGATGTGGGCGATGCTGGTCGCGATCCTGTTCTTCGGCGCGGCACTCAACCTGCTGATCGGCTCTGCCAGCGCCAAGTGGAGCGTGCTCGCCCCGGTGCTGGTGCCGATGCTGATGCTGGTCGGCATCTCGCCGGAAATGACTACCGCGGCCTACCGGGTGGGAGACAGCGCGACAAACATCGTCACGCCGCTGATGGTCTATTTTCCGCTGATCCTGATATTCTGCCAGCGCTGGAATCGCCATTTCGGCCTGGGCAGCCTGACCGCGATGATGATGCCCTATTTCATCGGCATCATGGCGGCGGGCGTTGCGGTCACCGTCACGTGGGTGGTGTTCGATCTGCCTCTCGGCCCGGGTGTCGGCGTGTTCCTGGATGCCCTTCCCGGAAGCGGATGA
- a CDS encoding AbgT family transporter yields the protein MATTADASTQTQTGFLGWVERTGNKLPDPVFIFFYLILALVAISVICALAGVSALHPTTVDEETGTASVIQATSLLSAENIQRLWVEMPTTFTHFHPLGYVLVVMLGAGVAERSGFFAAGMSAAVKSAPKSLLTPVVALVAMLGNHAADAGYVVLIPLAGILFAAAGRHPLAGIAAAFAGVSGGFSANISPGQLDALLFGITEEAVGASMLDPTFTTNIAGNWYFISMMTFIYLPIIWYVTDKIIEPRLGAWKGVASAGAGAADDTSPDPDEHTGPAAKKGLRWAGLAALAVVALWAVMVFAPGTPLIDEAACLADTGAAVPDCSIHTELDPFYKSLVAAFFVLFLATGWAYGKAAGTIETHRHLVAMMAEAMKDMGYYLVLAFAAAHFVEMFEWSNLGLISAVHGADAIQSTGLPLPLVIGLMVLFAALLNLFIGSASAKWALLAPILVPMLMLLGISPEGATAAYRVGDSATNIITPLMVYFPLILVFAQRWQKDFGLGSLTAMMLPYSIWLLISGVALIVAWFYLGIPLGPDAPVGYELNAVLEPAPAQ from the coding sequence ATGGCGACAACGGCTGACGCGAGCACGCAGACTCAGACCGGATTTCTCGGCTGGGTGGAGCGGACCGGCAACAAGCTGCCCGATCCGGTTTTCATCTTTTTCTACCTCATCCTGGCGCTGGTCGCGATTTCGGTGATCTGCGCGCTGGCAGGCGTCTCTGCCCTGCACCCCACAACGGTGGACGAGGAAACGGGCACCGCCAGCGTCATCCAGGCCACCAGCCTGCTGTCGGCGGAGAATATCCAGCGCCTGTGGGTGGAGATGCCGACGACCTTCACGCACTTCCACCCGCTGGGTTACGTGCTCGTCGTGATGCTGGGAGCGGGCGTGGCGGAGCGGTCGGGCTTTTTCGCGGCGGGCATGTCCGCTGCGGTCAAGAGCGCGCCGAAATCGCTGCTGACGCCGGTGGTGGCGCTCGTCGCCATGCTCGGCAATCACGCGGCGGATGCCGGATATGTGGTCCTCATTCCGCTGGCAGGCATCCTCTTCGCCGCCGCCGGGCGTCATCCGCTCGCCGGTATCGCAGCCGCATTCGCCGGTGTTTCGGGCGGTTTCTCGGCGAACATCTCTCCCGGCCAGCTCGACGCATTGCTGTTCGGCATCACTGAGGAAGCCGTCGGCGCGAGCATGCTGGATCCGACCTTCACGACAAATATCGCGGGCAACTGGTATTTCATCAGCATGATGACGTTCATCTACCTGCCGATCATCTGGTATGTCACCGACAAGATCATCGAGCCGCGCCTTGGCGCGTGGAAAGGCGTCGCGTCCGCCGGTGCGGGTGCTGCGGACGATACCAGCCCCGATCCCGACGAGCACACCGGTCCCGCCGCGAAGAAGGGCTTGCGCTGGGCCGGCCTCGCCGCGCTGGCCGTGGTGGCGCTGTGGGCGGTCATGGTCTTCGCGCCCGGTACGCCGCTTATCGACGAGGCGGCCTGCCTCGCCGATACCGGCGCCGCCGTGCCGGATTGCTCGATCCACACCGAACTCGATCCGTTCTACAAATCGCTGGTCGCGGCGTTCTTCGTCCTCTTCCTCGCCACCGGCTGGGCCTATGGCAAGGCGGCGGGCACGATCGAGACCCACCGCCATCTGGTCGCCATGATGGCCGAGGCGATGAAGGACATGGGATATTACCTCGTCCTCGCCTTCGCCGCCGCGCATTTTGTTGAAATGTTCGAGTGGTCAAATCTCGGCCTCATCTCCGCCGTTCACGGTGCGGACGCGATCCAGTCGACTGGGCTGCCGCTGCCGCTGGTGATCGGGCTGATGGTGCTGTTCGCGGCGCTGCTCAATCTCTTCATCGGCTCGGCGAGCGCCAAATGGGCGCTGCTCGCGCCGATCCTCGTGCCCATGCTCATGCTGCTCGGCATCAGCCCGGAAGGCGCGACGGCGGCCTACCGCGTGGGGGACAGCGCGACCAATATCATCACCCCGCTGATGGTCTACTTTCCACTGATCTTAGTCTTCGCCCAGCGCTGGCAGAAGGATTTCGGCCTCGGCAGCCTGACGGCGATGATGCTGCCTTATTCGATCTGGTTGCTGATTTCGGGCGTGGCCCTGATCGTCGCGTGGTTCTATCTTGGCATACCGCTGGGGCCCGATGCGCCGGTGGGCTACGAGCTGAACGCCGTGCTGGAACCGGCTCCGGCGCAGTAA
- the truB gene encoding tRNA pseudouridine(55) synthase TruB gives MTDGGKPHGWLVLDKPRGLGSTQAVGAVKRNLREGGYAKTKVGHGGTLDPLAEGVLPIALGEATKLSGRMLDADKVYEFTIQFGEETDTLDTEGEVVARSDRRPPRAAIAAICEHFTGEIDQVPPKYSALKVDGKRAYDLARAGQEVELETRRVTIHSLEMLGGGPAMRVDSTFATTLGRPDPYDPQAPLELADSVTLIAKVSKGTYIRSLARDIAHALGTVGHVTYLRRTKAGPFLEEQAISLDNLNEIGKGAPLQDHLLSLEAGLDGIPALALDQNSAQAARQGRVVSDLPHPDGLYFAKLEDTPVALVELDGGMMKVVRGFNF, from the coding sequence ATGACCGACGGCGGGAAACCGCATGGCTGGCTGGTGCTGGACAAGCCGCGCGGGCTCGGCTCGACGCAGGCGGTGGGTGCGGTGAAGCGCAATTTGCGTGAAGGCGGCTATGCGAAGACGAAGGTCGGCCATGGTGGTACGCTCGATCCGCTGGCCGAAGGCGTGCTGCCGATCGCATTGGGCGAGGCGACCAAGCTCAGCGGTCGGATGCTGGATGCGGACAAGGTGTACGAATTCACCATCCAGTTCGGCGAGGAAACCGATACGCTCGATACCGAAGGCGAAGTGGTCGCCCGGTCGGACCGTCGACCGCCGCGCGCTGCCATTGCCGCTATCTGCGAGCATTTCACCGGCGAGATAGATCAGGTGCCGCCCAAATATTCGGCGCTGAAAGTCGATGGAAAGCGCGCCTACGATCTGGCGCGGGCGGGGCAGGAGGTCGAGCTGGAGACGCGGCGGGTCACGATCCATTCGCTGGAGATGCTGGGCGGCGGACCTGCCATGCGGGTGGATTCGACCTTCGCCACCACGCTCGGCCGACCCGACCCCTACGACCCGCAAGCGCCGCTCGAACTGGCCGACAGTGTCACGCTCATCGCCAAGGTCAGCAAGGGTACGTATATCCGCTCTCTTGCACGGGATATCGCGCACGCGCTTGGAACGGTCGGCCACGTTACCTATCTGCGTCGCACGAAGGCCGGGCCGTTTCTTGAGGAACAGGCGATTTCGCTGGACAATCTCAACGAAATCGGCAAGGGCGCGCCACTTCAAGACCACCTCCTGTCGCTGGAGGCGGGGCTGGACGGTATCCCGGCTCTCGCTCTCGATCAGAACAGTGCGCAGGCGGCCAGACAAGGCCGGGTCGTTTCTGATCTGCCCCACCCCGACGGGCTGTACTTTGCCAAGCTGGAGGACACTCCGGTGGCGCTGGTGGAACTCGACGGGGGCATGATGAAAGTCGTGCGGGGGTTCAATTTCTAA
- the rpsO gene encoding 30S ribosomal protein S15: MSVTAEKKTEIIKDNAVGKGDTGSPEVQVAILTERIRNLTEHFKDHHKDNHSRRGLLKMVNKRRSLLAYLKKKDLGRYNDLIQKLGLRK; this comes from the coding sequence ATGTCGGTAACCGCCGAAAAGAAAACCGAAATCATCAAGGACAACGCCGTCGGAAAGGGCGACACCGGTTCGCCGGAAGTACAGGTCGCCATCCTGACAGAGCGTATCCGCAACCTGACCGAGCACTTCAAGGATCACCACAAGGACAACCATTCCCGTCGTGGTCTGCTCAAGATGGTCAACAAGCGTCGCAGTTTGCTGGCCTATCTGAAGAAGAAGGATCTGGGCCGCTACAACGACCTGATCCAGAAGCTGGGTCTTCGTAAGTAA
- the pnp gene encoding polyribonucleotide nucleotidyltransferase, translating to MFDKKTVSIEWGGKTLTLETGQIARQADGAVLATYGETVVLCAVTAAKSVREGQDFFPLTVHYQEKFSAAGRIPGGFFKREGRATEKETLTSRLIDRPVRPLFPEGFYNEINVIAQVLSYDGETEPDIVAMIAASAALTISGLPFMGPIGAARVGFSDGEYVLNPSVADALGEQGRLDLVVAATQDAVMMVESEAKELTEEEMLGAVMFAHEESRKVIGAIIDLAEQAAKDPWEIEQADDLSGMKDDIRALIGDDIAAAYKITDKSERRDRIDAAREKVKAKYEDEDGQTQSAANKIIKKLESEIVRGAIIKDGTRIDGRKLDQVRPIEAMVGLLPRTHGSALFTRGETQAICTTTLGTKDAEQMIDGLEGLSYNHFMLHYNFPPYSVGEVGRFGFTSRRETGHGKLAWRALHPVLPTHEDFPYTIRILSDITESNGSSSMATVCGGCLSMMDAGVPIERPVSGIAMGLILEGDDFAVLSDILGDEDHLGDMDFKVAGSEAGITSLQMDIKVAGITQEIMTKALEQAKAGRAHILGEMTKALSGARGEVSKHAPRIETMQIDKSKIRDVIGTGGKVIREIVAETGAKVDIDDEGTIKISSSNSDEIEAAKKWIEGIVEEAEVGKIYNGKVVNIVDFGAFVNFMGGKDGLVHVSEMKNERVEKPTDVVSEGQEVKVKVLEIDQRGKVRLSMRVVDQETGEELEDTRPPREPRSGSGGGRGGDRRGPRGGGGGRGRGGDRGGRGGDRDGGNGGGGNDLPDFLKD from the coding sequence ATGTTCGACAAGAAAACCGTATCGATCGAGTGGGGCGGAAAGACCCTCACCCTCGAAACCGGCCAGATCGCCCGTCAGGCAGACGGCGCCGTGCTGGCCACCTATGGCGAAACCGTGGTGCTGTGCGCCGTGACCGCCGCCAAGAGTGTTCGCGAAGGGCAGGACTTCTTCCCGCTGACCGTGCACTACCAGGAAAAATTCTCCGCCGCGGGCCGTATCCCGGGCGGCTTCTTCAAGCGCGAAGGCCGCGCGACGGAGAAGGAAACGCTGACCTCCCGCCTGATCGACCGCCCGGTGCGGCCGCTCTTCCCGGAAGGTTTTTACAACGAAATCAACGTAATCGCACAGGTTCTTTCCTACGACGGTGAGACCGAGCCCGATATCGTCGCCATGATCGCCGCTTCTGCCGCGCTCACGATTTCCGGCCTGCCTTTCATGGGCCCGATCGGCGCAGCACGTGTTGGATTCAGCGACGGCGAATACGTTCTCAATCCTTCAGTCGCGGATGCACTTGGTGAACAAGGTCGCCTCGACCTCGTCGTCGCCGCCACGCAGGACGCGGTCATGATGGTCGAGTCCGAAGCCAAGGAGCTGACCGAAGAGGAAATGCTCGGCGCCGTCATGTTCGCGCATGAGGAAAGCCGCAAGGTCATCGGTGCCATCATCGATCTGGCCGAACAGGCTGCCAAGGATCCGTGGGAAATCGAGCAGGCCGACGACCTGTCCGGCATGAAGGACGATATCCGAGCCCTCATCGGCGACGATATCGCCGCTGCCTACAAGATCACCGACAAGTCGGAGCGTCGCGATCGTATCGATGCCGCTCGCGAAAAGGTGAAGGCGAAGTACGAAGATGAGGATGGCCAGACGCAATCTGCCGCCAACAAGATCATCAAGAAGCTGGAATCGGAAATCGTCCGCGGCGCAATCATCAAGGACGGCACCCGCATCGACGGGCGTAAGCTCGATCAGGTTCGCCCGATCGAAGCGATGGTCGGCCTCTTGCCGCGCACGCATGGTTCGGCCCTGTTCACCCGCGGTGAGACGCAGGCGATCTGCACCACCACGCTGGGCACCAAGGATGCCGAGCAGATGATCGACGGTCTGGAAGGACTGTCGTACAACCACTTCATGCTGCACTATAACTTCCCGCCCTATTCGGTCGGCGAAGTGGGCCGCTTCGGCTTCACCAGCCGACGCGAAACCGGCCACGGCAAGCTTGCCTGGCGCGCGCTGCACCCGGTGCTGCCGACGCATGAAGATTTTCCGTACACGATCCGCATCCTGTCGGACATCACCGAGTCCAACGGCTCGTCCTCAATGGCGACGGTGTGCGGTGGCTGTCTGTCGATGATGGATGCCGGCGTTCCGATCGAGCGCCCGGTTTCGGGCATCGCCATGGGCCTGATCCTCGAAGGCGACGACTTCGCCGTTCTGTCGGACATTCTGGGTGACGAGGATCACCTGGGCGACATGGACTTCAAGGTCGCGGGTTCCGAGGCGGGTATCACCTCGCTGCAGATGGACATCAAGGTTGCCGGCATCACGCAGGAAATCATGACCAAGGCGCTCGAGCAGGCGAAGGCCGGCCGCGCGCATATCCTTGGCGAAATGACCAAGGCGCTGTCCGGTGCCCGCGGTGAAGTGTCCAAGCACGCTCCGCGCATTGAGACGATGCAGATCGACAAGTCGAAGATCCGCGATGTCATCGGAACGGGCGGCAAGGTGATCCGCGAGATCGTCGCCGAAACCGGTGCCAAGGTCGATATCGATGACGAAGGCACGATCAAGATCAGCTCTTCCAATTCCGACGAGATCGAGGCCGCGAAGAAGTGGATCGAAGGCATCGTCGAAGAGGCGGAAGTTGGCAAGATCTACAACGGCAAGGTCGTTAACATCGTCGACTTCGGTGCATTCGTGAACTTCATGGGCGGCAAGGACGGCCTCGTCCACGTCTCTGAAATGAAGAACGAGCGCGTGGAGAAGCCGACCGACGTGGTGTCCGAAGGACAGGAAGTTAAGGTCAAGGTCCTTGAGATCGACCAGCGCGGCAAGGTCCGTCTGTCGATGCGCGTTGTCGACCAGGAAACCGGTGAAGAGCTGGAGGACACCCGTCCCCCGCGTGAGCCGCGCTCCGGTAGCGGCGGCGGCCGTGGCGGTGATCGTCGTGGCCCGCGCGGTGGCGGCGGTGGTCGTGGTCGCGGTGGCGATCGCGGTGGCCGTGGCGGCGACCGTGACGGAGGAAACGGTGGCGGCGGCAACGACCTTCCCGACTTCCTGAAGGACTGA
- a CDS encoding spermidine synthase — MLPRETLATAKIPGGDTLTLVSHGRDFIIMLGRDELMGTRMQFSEEQLARLTLQRLEAPTPRVLIGGYGMGFTFRAALSGLPDGGEVVVAEVVPEILDWARGPLTHLTGDTLDDPRGRVVLADVAALVDDAVDGTTPRYDAILMDVDNGPDGIVRDGNERLYTRTGIARMRDALNVGGVLSIWSAAPDHKFTGRLKDAGLKVDVQTVRARPNNKGPHHTIWFARRVR; from the coding sequence ATGCTTCCACGCGAAACGCTGGCAACGGCGAAAATTCCCGGCGGCGACACGCTGACGCTGGTCAGCCACGGGCGCGACTTCATCATCATGCTCGGCCGGGACGAGCTGATGGGCACGCGCATGCAGTTCAGCGAAGAGCAGCTCGCGCGCCTGACGCTGCAACGTCTGGAAGCGCCGACACCGCGCGTTCTGATCGGTGGCTACGGCATGGGCTTTACCTTCCGCGCGGCATTATCCGGCCTGCCCGATGGCGGCGAAGTCGTGGTTGCCGAAGTGGTACCTGAAATCCTCGATTGGGCGAGGGGTCCGCTAACCCATTTGACCGGCGATACGTTGGATGATCCCCGTGGCCGGGTCGTGCTGGCAGATGTCGCGGCGCTGGTGGACGATGCGGTCGACGGCACCACGCCGCGCTACGATGCAATCCTGATGGACGTAGACAACGGGCCCGATGGCATCGTGCGCGACGGGAACGAGCGGCTCTACACCCGCACTGGCATCGCCCGCATGCGCGATGCGCTGAATGTCGGCGGGGTGCTGTCGATCTGGTCCGCAGCGCCGGATCACAAATTCACGGGGCGGTTGAAGGATGCGGGGCTCAAGGTCGATGTGCAGACCGTCCGGGCGAGACCCAACAATAAGGGCCCGCATCACACGATCTGGTTCGCTCGCCGGGTCAGATAG
- a CDS encoding DUF1993 family protein gives MSVSLYEATIPTMIQILQAGQGWVEKAKECGISEEELADSRLIEDMLPFGYQIKSMIAHSVGAVEGVRKGLFSPDLDPWADKLEQMRLNLGAAENTLRALSKGEIDSFVGGETRFVFEKAKIDRPYASEDFLLSFSQPNFFFHATTAYAILRSKGVKLGKGDFLGQSRALPQ, from the coding sequence ATGTCCGTCTCGCTCTACGAAGCCACGATCCCGACGATGATCCAGATCCTCCAGGCAGGCCAAGGCTGGGTGGAGAAGGCGAAGGAGTGCGGAATTTCCGAAGAGGAACTGGCGGACAGTCGGCTGATCGAGGACATGCTTCCCTTCGGTTATCAGATCAAAAGCATGATCGCGCACTCGGTCGGTGCTGTGGAGGGGGTTCGCAAGGGTCTGTTCTCGCCCGATCTCGACCCGTGGGCGGACAAGCTAGAACAGATGCGGCTCAATCTCGGTGCTGCCGAAAACACGCTCCGCGCGCTCTCCAAGGGAGAGATCGACAGCTTCGTGGGAGGCGAAACGCGCTTCGTTTTCGAGAAGGCAAAGATCGATCGGCCCTATGCCAGCGAAGATTTTCTGCTGAGTTTCAGCCAGCCCAATTTCTTTTTCCATGCGACAACGGCCTACGCCATCTTGCGAAGCAAGGGAGTGAAGCTGGGGAAGGGCGATTTCCTCGGCCAGTCGCGCGCATTGCCGCAATAG
- a CDS encoding GcrA family cell cycle regulator, translated as MSWTDERIATLKKMWEGGSTASQIAEELGGVSRNAVIGKAHRLGLKARPSPVKAKEKTKTPAKKKVAAPPRPVAKKAAKPAAPKPAPAPSPKPAAPTGGANASQPIPNRQEGLPKIVSYGPGGFLRQGPGDQQPPIPPAPPRRLVPAKPSPDIADKTSLLDLNDRVCRWPMGHPGEPDFHFCGEKVNPGFPYCVEHCGRAYQAQLPRGARRPPPPLPFGGPRVR; from the coding sequence ATGAGCTGGACCGACGAACGCATCGCGACATTGAAGAAGATGTGGGAAGGCGGATCGACCGCCAGCCAGATCGCGGAAGAGCTCGGAGGTGTCTCTCGCAATGCCGTCATCGGAAAGGCGCATCGCCTCGGGCTGAAAGCCCGGCCGAGCCCGGTGAAAGCGAAGGAAAAGACAAAGACACCCGCCAAGAAAAAGGTGGCAGCGCCGCCCAGGCCAGTTGCGAAGAAGGCGGCCAAGCCCGCTGCGCCCAAGCCGGCGCCCGCGCCGAGCCCCAAGCCTGCCGCGCCGACAGGGGGCGCGAATGCCAGCCAGCCGATTCCAAACAGGCAGGAAGGGCTGCCCAAAATCGTATCTTACGGCCCCGGTGGGTTCCTGCGGCAGGGTCCGGGCGATCAGCAGCCGCCGATCCCGCCCGCTCCGCCGCGCCGGCTGGTTCCCGCCAAGCCGAGCCCTGACATCGCCGACAAGACCAGCCTGCTAGACCTGAACGACCGGGTGTGTCGCTGGCCGATGGGTCATCCGGGTGAGCCCGACTTCCATTTCTGCGGCGAGAAGGTGAACCCGGGCTTCCCTTATTGTGTCGAGCACTGCGGCCGGGCTTACCAGGCGCAGCTGCCTCGCGGTGCGCGCCGCCCCCCTCCCCCCCTTCCCTTTGGCGGGCCGCGCGTTCGCTGA
- a CDS encoding ABC transporter permease, which produces MAEQANDPAAGARGPADFVDTDAKAGRIFPPKGEPQITGFNRIGLWSLYIKEIRRFLKVQTQTIWAPAVTTLLFLVIFTVALGREGREVLGVPFGTFVAPGLIMMGMMQNAFANSSFSLLAGKMQGTIIDLLMPPLSNAELMLGIVAAAMTRAVLVGGAVALAMWLYPGVTLNIVHPWAIVWFGLMGALMLALFGFLASIWAEKFDHNAAITNFIVAPLSLLSGTFYVISNLAPFFQAISRANPFFYMISGFRYGFLGESDIGNTNEAVLGAAVGVGALNIVLAFVTYRVLRSGWKIKS; this is translated from the coding sequence ATGGCAGAACAAGCGAATGATCCAGCCGCCGGGGCGCGTGGTCCCGCCGATTTCGTCGATACCGACGCGAAGGCCGGTCGCATTTTCCCGCCAAAGGGAGAGCCCCAGATCACCGGCTTCAACCGGATCGGACTGTGGAGTCTTTATATTAAGGAGATCCGCCGCTTTCTCAAGGTGCAGACGCAGACGATCTGGGCACCTGCGGTTACCACGCTCCTGTTTCTGGTTATTTTCACCGTCGCACTAGGGCGAGAGGGGCGCGAAGTGCTGGGCGTTCCATTCGGCACATTTGTCGCGCCGGGCCTCATTATGATGGGGATGATGCAGAACGCTTTCGCCAATTCCAGCTTCAGCCTGCTGGCGGGCAAGATGCAGGGCACTATCATCGATCTGCTGATGCCGCCGCTTTCAAATGCCGAACTCATGCTGGGCATTGTCGCCGCGGCGATGACCCGCGCCGTGCTTGTCGGCGGAGCGGTCGCTCTTGCCATGTGGCTCTATCCCGGAGTCACGCTGAACATCGTGCATCCCTGGGCAATCGTCTGGTTCGGCTTGATGGGGGCGCTGATGCTGGCGCTGTTCGGCTTTCTGGCCAGCATCTGGGCGGAGAAATTCGATCATAACGCCGCCATCACCAACTTCATTGTCGCGCCGTTAAGCCTGCTTTCGGGGACGTTCTATGTCATCTCGAACCTCGCACCATTTTTTCAGGCGATCAGCCGAGCAAACCCGTTCTTCTACATGATCTCCGGGTTCCGATACGGATTCCTGGGCGAAAGCGATATCGGCAACACCAACGAAGCCGTTCTGGGCGCGGCCGTCGGAGTGGGCGCTCTCAACATCGTGCTCGCCTTCGTGACCTACCGCGTTCTGCGCAGCGGCTGGAAGATCAAGAGTTGA
- the hspQ gene encoding heat shock protein HspQ, translating to MDRTEFYSSQAGRIVDAPRSSRARFAIGDVVTHKRHDFRGVVFDIDPVYANSEEWYEQIPEGQRPRRDQPFYHLLAENDESSYVAYVSQQNLLMDRDGGPIDHPQVAQLFEEFRGGRYRLRRALTH from the coding sequence ATGGATCGCACCGAGTTCTATTCATCCCAGGCGGGCCGCATCGTCGATGCCCCGCGTAGCTCGCGCGCACGTTTCGCCATCGGGGATGTGGTGACGCACAAGCGTCACGATTTTCGCGGCGTGGTTTTCGATATCGACCCGGTCTACGCCAATTCGGAAGAATGGTACGAGCAAATCCCCGAAGGCCAGCGGCCGCGACGGGATCAGCCGTTTTATCACCTTCTCGCCGAAAACGACGAGAGTTCCTACGTCGCATATGTCAGCCAGCAGAACCTGCTGATGGACCGCGACGGAGGTCCGATCGATCACCCACAGGTCGCGCAGCTGTTCGAAGAATTCCGTGGCGGGCGGTATCGACTTCGGCGCGCCCTCACGCACTGA